The following coding sequences lie in one Arachis ipaensis cultivar K30076 chromosome B05, Araip1.1, whole genome shotgun sequence genomic window:
- the LOC107642760 gene encoding histone-lysine N-methyltransferase CLF yields MASKSPPLPPPPPFASSSRSELPVDPSGNKAEEVTPTVKDVSMVIDSLKKQVAAERIVSVKKRMEENRHKLVGVTNHLCRLSMERMACNETDTHRSLDLLTKRQKDAIDMHNGVLASSDDGESNSYPEDGHGSTAVLLGSNVAVKNAVRPIKLPEVKRLPPYTTWIFLDRNQRMTEDQSVVGRRRIYYDQNGGEALICSDSEEEIIDDEEEKREFVDSEDYILRMTVRELGLSDTVLDSLAQCFSRNTSEIKARYETLSNEDNAARGSKNGDTEDISQSEKSFLEKDLEAALDSFDNLFCRRCLVFDCRLHGCSQDLVFPAEKQPLWNPPDTENAPCGPNCFKSVLKSGRFSKATSSAQADVEEKCSGGSSSRKKSSAKRRIKCSQSESASSNAKNISESSDSENGPGKDAVSASQSAPPKAKPVGRGGLGKRNSKRVAERVLVCMQKRQKKTVVSDSDSIVEAHDHSSNDMITDPPVISSEDNARKEEFVDENICKQESTDNKSWKALEKGLLEKGMEIFGRNSCLIARNLLNGLKTCWEVFQYINWDEGKMSGSAGDGANSLVEGYSKGNNEVRRRSRFLRRRGRVRRLKYTWKSAAYHSIRKRITERKDQPCRQYNPCGCQSACGKQCPCLQNGTCCEKYCGCPKSCKNRFRGCHCAKSQCRSRQCPCFAADRECDPDVCRNCWVSCGDGSLGIPSQRGDNYECRNMKLLLKQQQRVLLGRSDVSGWGAFLKNSVGKHEYLGEYTGELISHREADKRGKIYDRENSSFLFNLNDQFVLDAYRKGDKLKFANHAPDPNCYAKVIMVAGDHRVGIFAKERIMAGEELFYDYRYEPDRAPAWARKPEASGSKKEDGAPSSGRAKKLA; encoded by the exons ATGGCGTCGAAGTCTCCGCCTCTCCCCCCTCCTCCGCCTTTCGCCTCTTCTTCTAGATCAGAGCTTCCCGTCGATCCATCC GGAAACAAAGCGGAGGAAGTGACTCCGACAGTTAAAGATGTGTCAATGGTTATTGATTCTTTAAAGAAACAAGTTGCTGCAGAACGAATTGTTTCCGTAAAG AAAAGAATGGAAGAAAATAGGCACAAGCTGGTTGGTGTCACAAACCACCTCTGCAGATTGTCAATGGAGAGGATGGCATGTAATGAAACTGATACACATAGAAGTCTGGACCTTTTAACAAAGCGGCAAAAGGATGCAATTGATATGCACAATGGTGTTCTTGCAAGTAGTGATGATGGGGAGAGCAATAGTTATCCTGAAGATGGTCATGGTTCTACAGCAGTTCTTCTGGGATCTAATGTTGCTGTGAAGAATGCTGTTCGTCCTATCAAGTTACCAGAAGTCAAAAGATTACCTCCTTACACCACATGGATATTTCTGGACAG AAATCAAAGAATGACAGAAGATCAGTCAGTTGTAGGTCGTAGACGAATTTATTATGATCAAAATGGTGGAGAAGCACTTATTTGCAGTGACAGTGAAGAGGAAATAATAGATGATGAAGAGGAAAAAAGAGAGTTTGTAGATTCAGAAGATTATATACTTCG CATGACCGTTAGAGAATTGGGTTTATCTGATACTGTTCTGGACTCCTTGGCTCAATGCTTTTCTAGAAATACTAGTGAAATTAAG GCCAGATATGAAACTCTTAGTAACGAAGACAATGCTGCTAGGGGTTCCAAGAATGGAGATACCGAAGATATTTCTCAAAGTGAAAAGTCTTTTCTGGAAAAGGATCTTGAAGCAGCTCTTGACTCCTTTGACAATCTTTTTTGCCGACGCTGTCTT GTTTTCGATTGCCGATTACATGGATGTTCCCAGGATCTTGTCTTCCCC GCTGAGAAGCAACCTCTGTGGAACCCTCCTGATACTGAAAATGCACCATGTGGGCCGAATTGTTTTAAATCG GTACTTAAATCAGGAAGGTTTTCCAAAGCTACCTCTTCTGCCCAGGCTGATGTTGAAGAGAAATGTTCAGGTGGTTCTTCATCTAGGAAGAAGTCTTCTGCTAAAAGGCGCATAAAATGCAGCCAAAGTGAAAGTGCCTCATCTAATGCAAAGAACATATCTGAGAGTAGCGACTCAGAGAATGGGCCTGGAAAGGATGCTGTTTCAGCCTCCCAGTCAGCACCACCTAAAGCTAAACCTGTGGGGAGAGGTGGACTTGGTAAGAGGAACAGCAAGCGGGTGGCAGAACGTGTTCTAGTTTGCATGCAGAAACGGCAGAAGAAAACAGTGGTTTCTGATTCTGATTCCATT GTTGAAGCTCATGATCATTCATCAAATGACATGATTACTGACCCACCTGTCATCAGCAGTGAAGATAATGCAAGGAAAGAAGAGTTTGTGGATGAGAACATTTGTAAACAGGAATCCACTGacaataaatcttggaaagctcttgaaaaAGGACTCCTAGAGAAAGGAATGGAGATATTTGGGAGAAACAG CTGCTTAATAGCCAGGAATCTTCTAAATGGTCTAAAGACATGTTGGGAGGTTTTCCAATACATAAATTGGGATGAAGGAAAGATGTCAGGTTCTGCTGGGGATGGTGCAAATTCTCTTGTGGAAGGCTATTCCAAG GGTAATAATGAAGTGAGACGAAGATCAAGATTTTTACGCAGAAGAGGTAGAGTTCGTCGCTTGAAGTATACCTGGAAATCTGCTGCTTATCATTCAATAAGGAAAAGGATTACAGAGAGAAAGGATCAACCCTGCAGACAGTACAATCCGTGTGGTTGCCAATCAGCTTGTGGAAAGCAGTGTCCATGTCTTCAAAATGGAACCTGCTGTGAGAAATACTGTGG ATGCCCGAAGAGTTGCAAGAATCGATTTCGTGGCTGTCATTGTGCGAAGAGTCAATGCCGAAGTCGTCAATGTCCTTGCTTTGCTGCAGATAGGGAATGTGATCCTGATGTTTGTAGGAATTGTTGGGTCAG CTGTGGTGATGGTTCTCTTGGGATACCTAGCCAAAGAGGTGATAATTATGAATGTAGGAACATGAAGCTTCTCCTCAAACAGCAACAAAGG GTTCTTCTTGGAAGGTCTGATGTATCTGGCTGGGGAGCCTTCTTAAAG AATAGTGTTGGTAAGCATGAATACCTTGGAGAGTATACTGGAGAGTTAATTTCTCATCGGGAAGCAGACAAGCGAGGAAAGATATATGACCGAGAAAATTCATCTTTTCTCTTTAATCTAAATGATCAG TTTGTTCTTGATGCTTACCGCAAAGGTGACAAGTTGAAGTTTGCAAACCATGCTCCTGATCCAAATTGCTATGCAAAG GTTATTATGGTTGCTGGAGACCACAGAGTAGGTATATTTGCCAAAGAACGGATAATGGCTGGGGAGGAACTGTTTTATGATTATCGATACGAACCTGATAGAGCTCCTGCCTGGGCTAGGAAACCAGAGGCATCTGGATCTAAAAAAGAGGACGGTGCTCCTTCAAGTGGTCGTGCAAAGAAGCTTGCGTAA